Within the Ochrobactrum vermis genome, the region GAGCCTCGATATTGCGGACAACATCTGTGCCGGAACGCATCTGTATTGCAGCAGCGCGGAAGGTGCTCATCGGTTTCTCCCCCTTAAGATTTTTAGGCCAGTTCGCCAGTCTTGAGCAGGCCATCCAGCTTGCCCTGATCTTCCAGCGCGAAAAGATCATCGCATCCGCCGACATGAACGGAGCCGACGAAAATCTGCGGGAAAGTGTTGCGGCCCGAACGCTGCTGCATTTCGGCACGCAATTCCGGCGATGCGCCTGCATCGATTTCATTATAGGCAACACCCTTGCGGGTCAGAAGGTCCTTGGCCCGGCTGCAATAAGGGCAGCCGATACGCGTGTAGATCGTTACATCAATCATTATGAACTCCAATGTTTGACCACTATATAGGCGGCAAAAGCATCATCTGGAAGCCCCGAAGCTTTTCACGAGCCCGTGTAGCCATCATCCGCTTCAATCCGGCAAAACACGGCTGAAAGTCAGCACATCCACGCTTTTCGCGCCGCCGCGCAACAGGGCTCGCGTTACCGCCTTGACCGTAGCGCCAGTCGTATAGACGTCATCGATCAGCAAAACTTGTCGGCCGCGAACGTGAATCTCATATTCCTGAGGCACACGAAACGCGCCGTCCACATTGCGCTTTCGTTCTTTGGTGCCGAGCCCAATCTGCTGTTCGGTCCGGCGCACACGTTTCACGCCTTGCGGCGCAAAAGGTTTCGATTCCAGTTTCGCCAAGGCACGGGCGAGTTCCGCCGACTGGTTGAAACGCCGCTGC harbors:
- the grxC gene encoding glutaredoxin 3 gives rise to the protein MIDVTIYTRIGCPYCSRAKDLLTRKGVAYNEIDAGASPELRAEMQQRSGRNTFPQIFVGSVHVGGCDDLFALEDQGKLDGLLKTGELA